From the genome of Pantoea alfalfae, one region includes:
- a CDS encoding CPBP family intramembrane glutamic endopeptidase, with product MNTNSDRVTLTLFYVGSFVVYYLVTMLITLFPNYSVLRNDGLLVPVLCLFEFAVIYPLYRFYCQRRTDLPLGELYTLQTLLFTGALFLLMAAQMQFMQPEGWLVMQAQQGRNSLLILLLTAVLLAPVFEEVLFRGFLLQGFLLWAPRSRFACMLLTSLLFAVMHTQYVHWQTLIALTLFSLLLCYARLRSNSLALPIFLHTLNNLIALLPAWYFAG from the coding sequence ATGAACACCAATTCCGACAGAGTGACCCTGACGCTGTTCTACGTCGGCAGCTTTGTGGTCTATTACCTGGTTACCATGCTGATCACGCTGTTCCCTAATTACAGCGTGCTGCGTAATGACGGCCTGCTGGTGCCCGTACTCTGCCTGTTTGAATTTGCTGTTATCTACCCGCTTTATCGCTTTTACTGCCAGCGTCGTACTGATTTGCCGCTGGGTGAGCTTTACACGCTGCAAACCCTGCTGTTTACCGGCGCGCTGTTTTTGTTGATGGCAGCACAGATGCAGTTCATGCAGCCGGAAGGCTGGCTGGTGATGCAGGCCCAGCAGGGACGCAATTCGCTGTTGATCCTGCTGCTGACCGCCGTACTGCTGGCGCCGGTGTTTGAAGAGGTGCTGTTCCGCGGTTTCCTGTTACAGGGTTTTCTGCTGTGGGCGCCGCGCAGCCGTTTCGCCTGCATGCTGCTGACCTCACTGCTGTTTGCGGTGATGCATACACAGTATGTGCACTGGCAGACCCTTATCGCTCTGACGCTGTTTTCGCTGCTGCTCTGCTATGCGCGGCTGCGGAGTAACAGTCTGGCGCTGCCCATCTTCCTGCACACCCTGAATAACCTGATTGCGCTGCTGCCCGCCTGGTATTTTGCTGGCTGA
- the yniD gene encoding small membrane protein YniD has product MTRYRAAKKYWKMVLVLLCICGALLLIRWAAMIWA; this is encoded by the coding sequence GTGACAAGATACCGGGCGGCCAAAAAGTACTGGAAGATGGTGTTGGTTCTGCTGTGCATTTGCGGCGCGCTGCTGCTGATCCGCTGGGCTGCGATGATCTGGGCCTGA
- a CDS encoding OsmC family protein, with protein MTIHKKGSAHWEGNIKGKGTVSTESGVLSQQPYGFNTRFEGGKGTNPEELIGAAHAACFSMALSLMLGNAGHTPESIDTTADVSLDKKGDGFAITKVALTSTISLPGIDESAFDEIINKAKAGCPVSQVLNAEITLDYTLNN; from the coding sequence ATGACTATTCATAAGAAAGGTTCGGCGCACTGGGAAGGCAATATCAAAGGCAAAGGCACCGTTAGCACCGAGAGCGGCGTGCTGAGCCAGCAGCCTTATGGCTTTAATACCCGTTTTGAAGGCGGCAAAGGCACCAACCCGGAAGAGCTGATTGGTGCAGCGCATGCGGCCTGTTTCTCTATGGCACTGTCGCTGATGCTGGGCAATGCAGGTCATACGCCGGAAAGCATTGATACCACGGCTGACGTGTCACTGGATAAAAAAGGCGACGGCTTTGCCATCACTAAAGTGGCGCTGACCAGCACGATTTCTCTGCCTGGCATTGATGAGTCGGCCTTCGACGAAATCATCAACAAAGCCAAAGCGGGCTGCCCGGTTTCTCAGGTACTGAACGCGGAAATTACGCTGGATTACACCCTGAACAATTGA
- the lldD gene encoding FMN-dependent L-lactate dehydrogenase LldD, with product MIISAASDYRAAAQRILPPFLFHYLDGGAYAEHTLRRNVEDLSDVALRQRILKNMSELSLETKLFNETLSMPVALAPVGLCGMYARRGEVQAARAAALKGIPFTLSTVSVCPIEEVAPQINRPMWFQLYVLRDRGFMRNALERAKAAGCSTLVFTVDMPTPGARYRDAHSGMSGNHAALRRYWQAVTHPQWALDVGLQGRPHDLGNISAYLGKPTGLEDYIGWLANNFDPSISWKDLEWIREFWDGPMVIKGILDPEDARDAVRFGADGIVVSNHGGRQLDGVLSSARALPAIADAVKGDITILADSGIRNGLDVVRMIALGADSVLLGRAFIYALATHGQRGVENLLNLIEKEMRVAMTLTGAKSISEITRDSLVQAEALLTPTSTVSRPRAVS from the coding sequence ATGATTATCTCAGCTGCCAGTGACTATCGCGCCGCCGCGCAACGTATCCTGCCGCCATTCCTGTTTCACTATCTTGATGGCGGTGCTTACGCCGAGCACACCCTGCGTCGCAACGTGGAGGACCTTTCTGACGTGGCGCTGCGCCAGCGCATTCTGAAGAACATGTCGGAACTGAGCCTCGAAACGAAATTATTTAATGAAACCCTGTCGATGCCGGTTGCGCTGGCACCGGTCGGCCTGTGTGGCATGTATGCCCGTCGCGGCGAAGTGCAGGCGGCGCGCGCGGCCGCCCTGAAAGGCATTCCGTTTACCCTGTCGACGGTTTCGGTCTGCCCGATTGAAGAGGTAGCTCCGCAGATCAACCGTCCGATGTGGTTCCAGCTTTATGTGCTGCGTGACCGCGGCTTTATGCGCAATGCGCTGGAGCGGGCCAAAGCCGCCGGTTGCTCAACGCTGGTGTTTACCGTGGATATGCCGACGCCGGGTGCGCGCTATCGCGATGCGCACTCCGGGATGAGCGGCAATCACGCGGCGCTGCGTCGTTACTGGCAGGCGGTCACCCATCCACAGTGGGCGCTGGATGTGGGTCTGCAGGGCCGTCCGCACGATCTGGGAAACATCTCCGCCTATCTCGGCAAGCCGACCGGGCTGGAAGATTATATTGGCTGGCTGGCGAACAACTTTGATCCTTCCATCAGTTGGAAAGATCTGGAGTGGATCCGCGAGTTCTGGGACGGGCCGATGGTGATCAAGGGCATTCTCGATCCGGAAGATGCACGGGATGCGGTGCGTTTTGGCGCTGATGGCATCGTGGTCTCGAATCACGGTGGACGCCAGCTGGATGGCGTACTCTCCTCAGCCCGTGCGCTGCCAGCGATTGCCGATGCGGTCAAAGGTGACATCACTATTCTGGCGGACAGCGGCATTCGTAACGGACTGGATGTAGTACGGATGATTGCGCTGGGCGCAGACAGCGTGCTGCTGGGACGGGCGTTTATCTATGCGCTGGCGACTCACGGACAGCGTGGCGTGGAAAACCTGCTGAACCTGATTGAGAAAGAGATGCGCGTGGCCATGACGCTGACCGGCGCAAAATCGATAAGTGAAATTACCCGCGATTCGCTGGTGCAGGCGGAGGCGCTGCTGACACCAACAAGCACCGTGTCACGTCCTCGCGCCGTGAGTTAG
- the lldR gene encoding transcriptional regulator LldR translates to MSNTADPLVTRLRTYITEHQLEPGMRLPAERQLSAELGVSRSSLREAIQQLISSGMLISRRGGGTWIRQQLAPWSEQRIVEPIRQLLRDDPDYRYDILEARHAIEASTAWHAALRATDADKEKLQYAFDATLKLKESDDPDLAAQADVRFHLAIAEASHNVVLLQTMRGFFELLQSSVMQSRQRMYTQPDIFARLTEQHQALLDAILAGDADAARQAAMQHLGFVHTTLKSLHEDEARQARITRLPDNDTRNPKESD, encoded by the coding sequence ATGAGCAACACTGCCGATCCGCTGGTGACACGCCTGCGGACCTATATCACCGAACATCAGCTTGAGCCGGGCATGCGTCTGCCCGCCGAGCGCCAGCTCTCTGCTGAACTCGGCGTCTCGCGATCTTCGCTGCGTGAAGCGATACAGCAGCTAATCAGCAGCGGCATGCTGATTAGCCGGCGCGGCGGCGGCACCTGGATTCGTCAGCAGCTGGCACCCTGGTCGGAACAGCGCATCGTCGAACCGATTCGGCAGCTGCTGCGCGACGATCCCGACTACCGCTACGACATTCTGGAAGCGCGCCATGCCATTGAGGCCAGCACCGCCTGGCATGCGGCATTGCGGGCTACTGACGCCGACAAAGAGAAGCTGCAGTACGCCTTTGACGCCACCCTGAAGCTGAAAGAGAGTGACGATCCCGACCTCGCTGCCCAGGCAGATGTGCGCTTCCATCTGGCGATTGCCGAGGCGTCGCACAATGTAGTGCTGCTGCAGACCATGCGCGGCTTTTTCGAGCTGCTGCAGTCGTCGGTGATGCAGAGTCGTCAGCGCATGTATACCCAGCCAGATATTTTCGCCCGCCTGACGGAACAGCATCAGGCGCTGCTGGATGCGATCCTCGCGGGCGACGCCGACGCGGCCCGTCAGGCGGCGATGCAGCATCTGGGCTTTGTCCACACCACCCTGAAAAGCCTCCATGAAGATGAAGCGCGCCAGGCGCGCATCACCCGCTTACCGGATAACGACACACGCAACCCAAAGGAATCTGACTGA
- the lldP gene encoding L-lactate permease, giving the protein MQIWQQNYDPLGNIWLSSLIALIPILFFFFALIKLKMKGYLAATTTVVLALLVALFLYQMPVAQALAAVVYGFLYGLWPIAWIIVAAVFVYKISVKTGQFDIIRASILSITPDQRLQMLIVGFSFGAFLEGAAGFGAPVAITAALLVGLGFNPLYAAGLCLIVNTAPVAFGAMGIPIIVAGQVTGLDSFAIGQMAGRQLPLLTLIVLFWIMAIMDGWRGVKETWPAVVVAGGSFALAQFLSSNFLGPELPDIISSLASLISLTLFLRVWKPVRIFRFADAEAKQGAPLLPPQKYRLGQVIRAWMPFLFLTATVTLWSIPPFKALFAKGGALYEWVLAMPVPMLHELVARMPPVVSSATPYPAIYKLDLVSATGTAILIAAIMAMLFLRMKPKAALQTFGETLKELALPIYSIGMVLAFAFISNYSGLSATLALALAHTGHAFTFFSPFLGWLGVFLTGSDTSSNALFAALQATTAQQIGVSDILLVAANTTGGVTGKMISPQSIAIACAAVGLVGKESDLFRFTVKHSLIFTCMVGVITTLQAYVFPWMIP; this is encoded by the coding sequence ATGCAGATCTGGCAACAAAACTACGATCCGCTGGGTAATATCTGGCTTTCAAGCCTGATCGCACTGATCCCGATTCTCTTTTTCTTCTTTGCGCTGATTAAGCTGAAGATGAAAGGCTACCTGGCGGCCACCACCACCGTGGTGCTGGCGCTGCTGGTGGCGCTGTTTCTCTATCAGATGCCGGTTGCACAGGCGCTGGCCGCCGTGGTGTATGGCTTTCTCTATGGCTTGTGGCCGATTGCCTGGATTATTGTCGCCGCGGTGTTCGTCTACAAGATCTCAGTCAAAACCGGCCAGTTCGACATTATCCGTGCCTCTATCCTGTCGATTACGCCCGATCAGCGTCTGCAGATGCTGATTGTCGGCTTCTCGTTCGGGGCGTTTCTGGAGGGGGCTGCGGGCTTTGGTGCGCCGGTGGCGATTACCGCCGCGCTGCTGGTGGGACTCGGCTTTAATCCGCTCTACGCCGCCGGGCTCTGCCTGATTGTGAATACCGCGCCGGTGGCCTTTGGCGCGATGGGAATCCCGATTATTGTGGCGGGGCAGGTAACCGGGCTCGACAGTTTTGCCATCGGCCAGATGGCCGGACGCCAGCTGCCGCTGCTCACCCTGATTGTGCTGTTCTGGATTATGGCGATCATGGATGGCTGGCGCGGCGTGAAAGAGACCTGGCCGGCGGTGGTCGTGGCAGGTGGCTCGTTTGCCCTTGCCCAGTTCCTCAGCTCCAACTTCCTGGGTCCGGAGCTGCCCGATATTATCTCGTCGCTCGCCTCGCTGATTTCGCTGACGCTTTTCCTGAGGGTCTGGAAGCCGGTGCGCATCTTCCGCTTTGCCGATGCAGAGGCGAAACAGGGTGCTCCGTTGCTGCCACCGCAGAAGTATCGGCTGGGGCAGGTGATCCGCGCCTGGATGCCATTCCTGTTTCTCACCGCTACCGTCACGCTCTGGAGTATCCCACCGTTTAAAGCGCTTTTCGCCAAAGGCGGTGCGCTCTATGAGTGGGTGCTGGCTATGCCGGTGCCGATGCTGCATGAACTGGTGGCGCGGATGCCGCCGGTGGTCAGCAGTGCGACCCCTTATCCGGCGATCTATAAGCTGGATCTGGTCTCTGCGACCGGCACCGCGATTTTAATTGCGGCGATTATGGCGATGCTGTTCCTGCGTATGAAGCCAAAGGCGGCGCTGCAGACCTTTGGAGAAACGCTGAAAGAGCTGGCGCTGCCGATCTATTCCATCGGGATGGTACTGGCCTTTGCGTTTATCTCCAACTACTCCGGCCTCTCTGCCACGCTTGCCCTGGCGCTGGCGCATACCGGTCACGCATTTACCTTCTTCTCGCCGTTTCTGGGCTGGCTGGGCGTCTTCCTGACAGGATCAGATACCTCATCAAATGCGCTTTTCGCCGCGTTACAGGCCACCACCGCCCAACAGATCGGCGTTTCCGATATTCTGCTGGTGGCGGCCAACACCACCGGTGGCGTGACGGGTAAGATGATCTCGCCGCAGTCGATCGCTATCGCCTGTGCAGCGGTCGGGCTGGTGGGGAAAGAGTCCGACCTGTTCCGGTTTACGGTTAAACACAGCCTGATTTTCACCTGTATGGTGGGTGTGATTACCACGCTTCAGGCCTATGTCTTCCCCTGGATGATCCCATGA
- a CDS encoding cyanate transporter, with translation MKRENNLLLAALVLAGLNMRPLMTSVSPLLGELRQSIGLSPLAASLLPAVPMMMMGAIALVSAPLMQRFTVRKLLLGGLLLLLLALVSRLFVADGGGLVLSTVPGGAGIGIVQMAMPGLIRQRFGGRSAGVTGLWAAALMGGGGIGAAISPWLNGQLGWQGALSSWALPVVLAILLWLFITTPRAARTESAALPSLWRKTRAWTLALSFGLVNGGYAICVAWLPDFYHQLGWSAQAGGSLLGMMIGCQVTGALLLPLLARGRDRRPLLLLTLLMQFSGMLGFLFAPQLAPWLWAGMAGFGLGGAFPLTLVLALDHLEQPQAGARLVAFMQGVGFIIAGSMPFIAGQLHALTGNFTSVWILQATITLLLIALNLRFHPHSYQRAFRDTNP, from the coding sequence ATGAAGAGAGAGAACAACCTGCTGCTGGCGGCGCTGGTGCTGGCCGGGCTCAATATGCGACCGCTGATGACCTCGGTCAGTCCGTTACTCGGCGAGCTGCGGCAGAGCATCGGTCTGTCGCCACTGGCGGCATCGCTCTTGCCTGCGGTGCCGATGATGATGATGGGTGCCATTGCGTTAGTCAGCGCCCCGCTGATGCAGCGCTTTACGGTGCGTAAACTGCTGCTGGGTGGCCTGTTGCTGCTGTTGCTGGCGCTGGTGAGTCGGCTGTTTGTGGCTGACGGAGGCGGGCTGGTGCTGAGTACTGTGCCGGGAGGAGCGGGCATTGGCATCGTGCAGATGGCGATGCCGGGATTGATCCGTCAGCGATTTGGCGGCCGCAGTGCCGGCGTGACCGGACTGTGGGCAGCGGCGCTGATGGGCGGCGGTGGGATTGGCGCGGCGATCTCGCCGTGGCTGAATGGGCAGCTTGGCTGGCAGGGCGCACTGAGCAGCTGGGCGCTGCCGGTGGTGCTGGCCATCCTGCTCTGGCTGTTTATCACCACCCCACGTGCAGCCCGGACGGAGTCCGCCGCTCTGCCTTCGCTGTGGCGGAAAACCCGCGCCTGGACGCTGGCGTTGAGCTTCGGTCTGGTGAACGGCGGATATGCCATCTGTGTCGCCTGGCTGCCCGATTTTTATCATCAACTCGGCTGGAGCGCGCAGGCGGGCGGTTCACTGCTTGGCATGATGATCGGCTGTCAGGTCACGGGTGCGCTGCTGTTGCCCTTGCTGGCGCGGGGCCGCGATCGCCGTCCGCTGCTGCTGCTGACACTATTGATGCAGTTCAGCGGCATGCTCGGTTTCCTGTTTGCGCCACAACTGGCACCGTGGCTTTGGGCAGGGATGGCGGGCTTCGGGCTGGGCGGGGCATTTCCGCTGACGCTGGTGCTGGCGCTGGATCATCTGGAGCAGCCGCAGGCTGGCGCGCGGCTGGTGGCTTTTATGCAGGGCGTCGGCTTTATTATCGCGGGCAGCATGCCGTTTATCGCCGGTCAGCTGCATGCGCTCACCGGAAATTTCACCAGCGTCTGGATTCTGCAGGCGACGATCACGCTGCTGCTGATTGCGCTTAATCTGCGTTTTCATCCGCACAGCTATCAGCGCGCCTTTCGGGATACCAATCCCTGA
- a CDS encoding LysR family transcriptional regulator: MNRQPMFTPQQLLSFVAVCETASFTRAADRVHLSQSTVSQQVRRLEEMVGKELLVRSSHQVQITEEGEKLLGYARRIIALNGEAHDVLSDQWRDGVLRLGVPEDFAAPTAGLLAHFSRDHPQLRLDVMSGMQVELRRAWQREELDIMLIKQPYGERPLASRPEPLLWLDSAEWPCFEQTPVPLVLFPQLGLYRDEVCQTLDALGRSWRIGYSSASLVALAAASAQGLGLTLLPASCRLPAHRVLGPEQGLPVIDTFELALFCRHPHDPLQRELAASLAAFGKLRWQ, encoded by the coding sequence ATGAATCGTCAGCCGATGTTTACTCCGCAACAGCTGCTCAGCTTTGTCGCGGTGTGCGAAACCGCCAGCTTTACCCGCGCCGCCGACCGGGTGCACCTGTCGCAGTCCACCGTCAGCCAGCAGGTGCGGCGGCTGGAGGAGATGGTCGGCAAAGAGCTGCTGGTCCGCTCCTCGCATCAGGTGCAGATCACCGAGGAGGGCGAAAAACTTTTAGGCTACGCCCGGCGAATTATTGCCCTGAACGGGGAAGCGCACGATGTGCTGAGTGACCAGTGGCGCGATGGCGTGCTGCGCCTTGGCGTGCCGGAAGATTTCGCCGCGCCCACGGCCGGTCTGCTGGCGCACTTCAGTCGCGACCATCCGCAGCTGCGGCTGGACGTGATGAGCGGCATGCAGGTGGAGCTGCGTCGCGCCTGGCAGCGTGAAGAGCTCGACATCATGCTGATTAAACAGCCGTACGGCGAGAGGCCACTGGCATCGCGTCCTGAACCGCTGTTGTGGCTCGACAGCGCAGAATGGCCCTGCTTTGAGCAGACGCCGGTGCCGCTGGTGCTGTTTCCCCAGTTGGGGCTCTATCGCGATGAGGTCTGTCAGACGCTTGATGCGCTGGGTCGAAGCTGGCGCATAGGTTACAGCAGCGCCAGCCTGGTCGCGCTGGCCGCCGCCAGTGCACAGGGGCTGGGTCTGACGTTACTGCCTGCCAGCTGCCGCCTGCCGGCACATCGGGTATTAGGTCCTGAACAGGGTCTGCCGGTGATTGATACCTTTGAACTGGCGTTGTTCTGCCGTCATCCGCATGATCCGCTGCAACGTGAACTGGCAGCGTCACTGGCGGCGTTTGGCAAGCTGCGCTGGCAGTGA
- a CDS encoding amidohydrolase, with amino-acid sequence MPISSSPSRRDFLGQSVRWTAAGGLLAAGLGQVSAAIPPSLSAINPDQAATLPRQDHYLLRNVRLEEGFIREDDDVVATRTGLYDISVRDGKIDQLTSAGQGNSTLPSWDAQEALLLPATQDMHIHLDKTFYGGPWQAPRPRQGKTIMDMIAREQVLIPQLLPHSQARAEGLIALLHAKGTTRARSHCNIDPVSGLKSLEHLQAALARHPAFACEIVAFPQHGLLHSQVDGLMREAMQHGVEYVGGLDPTNVDGAMEKSLDAMFQIALDYQRGVDIHLHETSPAGVAAIQYMVDTVAKTPALKGKVTLSHGFALATLTGSALDKMIEGLAEQQFSVASTLPIGKLAMPVPQLQAAGIKVMTGTDSVIDHWSPFGTGSMLEKANLYAQLYRGSDEFSLSRALAIATDDRLPLSAQGERQWPAPGDEASMMLVAASCSAEAVARMSPVVATFSRGKPVFALAST; translated from the coding sequence ATGCCTATTTCCTCTTCGCCGAGTCGCCGTGATTTCCTGGGGCAAAGCGTTCGCTGGACCGCTGCAGGCGGCTTGCTGGCCGCCGGTCTCGGTCAGGTCAGTGCCGCCATTCCCCCATCGTTGTCCGCCATCAATCCCGACCAGGCCGCCACTCTGCCCCGGCAGGATCACTATCTGCTGCGCAATGTGCGACTGGAAGAGGGCTTTATCCGCGAAGATGACGACGTCGTCGCGACCCGGACCGGTCTTTATGACATCAGCGTGCGCGACGGCAAAATTGACCAGCTGACCTCTGCGGGCCAGGGTAACAGCACGCTGCCGTCGTGGGATGCGCAGGAGGCGCTGCTGCTGCCCGCTACGCAGGACATGCATATCCATCTCGATAAAACCTTCTACGGCGGTCCGTGGCAGGCTCCACGTCCACGTCAGGGCAAAACCATCATGGATATGATTGCGCGCGAGCAGGTACTGATTCCGCAGCTGCTGCCGCACTCGCAGGCCCGCGCCGAAGGATTGATCGCCCTGCTGCATGCCAAAGGCACCACCCGCGCGCGTAGCCATTGCAATATCGACCCGGTCAGTGGCCTGAAAAGTCTGGAACATCTGCAGGCGGCATTAGCCCGTCATCCCGCCTTTGCGTGCGAGATCGTTGCCTTCCCGCAGCACGGTCTGCTGCACTCGCAGGTCGATGGCTTGATGCGTGAGGCGATGCAGCACGGCGTTGAGTATGTCGGCGGACTGGATCCTACTAACGTGGATGGCGCGATGGAGAAGTCGCTGGATGCCATGTTTCAGATTGCGCTCGACTATCAGCGCGGCGTGGATATTCATCTGCATGAAACCTCACCGGCTGGCGTGGCGGCGATTCAGTATATGGTTGACACCGTTGCGAAGACTCCGGCGCTGAAAGGCAAAGTGACGCTGAGCCACGGTTTTGCGCTGGCGACGCTCACCGGCAGTGCGCTGGATAAAATGATTGAAGGGCTGGCGGAGCAGCAGTTCAGCGTCGCTTCCACCTTGCCGATTGGCAAGCTCGCTATGCCAGTTCCACAGTTGCAGGCGGCGGGAATTAAAGTGATGACCGGCACCGACAGCGTGATCGATCACTGGTCTCCGTTTGGCACCGGCAGCATGCTGGAAAAAGCGAATCTCTATGCACAGCTCTATCGCGGTTCAGATGAGTTCTCGCTGTCGCGGGCGCTGGCCATCGCCACAGACGATCGGCTGCCGCTCTCTGCTCAGGGCGAACGTCAGTGGCCTGCGCCGGGCGATGAAGCGAGCATGATGCTGGTAGCAGCGAGCTGTTCTGCCGAAGCCGTGGCACGCATGTCACCGGTAGTCGCGACCTTCTCGCGCGGTAAACCGGTATTTGCGCTGGCATCGACCTGA
- the dbpA gene encoding ATP-dependent RNA helicase DbpA gives MTAFSTLNSLPDSQLDNLREMGYTSMTPVQAATLPAILQGRDVRAQAKTGSGKTAAFGIGLLHHIDSTRFQTQALILCPTRELADQVGNVLRQLARFTRNIKVLTLCGGQPMSAQRDSLVHPPHIVVGTPGRILDHINRENLKLDQLNTLVLDEADRMLEMGFLNDMETIIEATPASRQTLLFSATWPDGITAISTRFQRDALSVVTEDVSELPSIDQQFFEASHNEKLGLLIALLGDRQPSSCVVFCNTKRECDDVAAALNARDISALPLHGDLEQRDRERVLIRFANGSGRVLVATDVAARGLDIKSLAMVVNYQLAWDPEVHLHRIGRTARAGEHGVAVSLVAADEMARAHALEDFLQQKLPWVSASTLKKGSSKPLPAAMMTLCIDGGRKAKIRPGDILGALTGEAGYRAEQIGKIVLTPTHAYVAIEANQAKAALVKLKQGKIKGKTCRAILLKD, from the coding sequence GTGACCGCTTTTTCTACCCTCAATTCGCTTCCCGATAGCCAGCTCGATAACCTGCGCGAGATGGGCTACACCAGCATGACGCCCGTGCAGGCCGCTACGCTGCCCGCCATTCTGCAGGGACGCGACGTGCGCGCGCAGGCGAAAACCGGCAGCGGTAAAACGGCTGCCTTTGGTATTGGTTTACTGCACCATATCGACAGCACCCGCTTTCAGACGCAGGCACTGATCCTCTGTCCGACCCGTGAACTGGCGGATCAGGTAGGCAATGTCCTGCGCCAGCTGGCGCGCTTCACCCGCAACATCAAAGTCCTCACCCTGTGTGGCGGACAGCCGATGAGCGCACAGCGTGATTCACTGGTGCATCCACCGCATATCGTGGTTGGCACGCCGGGTCGTATCCTCGACCACATCAATCGTGAGAACCTCAAGCTCGACCAGCTCAACACGCTGGTACTGGATGAGGCGGATCGGATGCTGGAGATGGGTTTCCTCAATGATATGGAAACCATCATTGAAGCGACGCCTGCCTCGCGCCAGACGCTGCTCTTCTCCGCCACCTGGCCCGACGGCATCACAGCCATCAGCACCCGCTTCCAGCGTGATGCGCTGAGCGTCGTCACTGAAGATGTCAGTGAACTCCCGTCAATCGACCAGCAGTTCTTTGAAGCCAGTCACAATGAAAAACTGGGTCTGCTCATCGCACTGCTCGGCGATCGTCAGCCTTCATCCTGCGTGGTCTTCTGCAACACTAAACGTGAATGTGACGATGTCGCCGCGGCGCTTAACGCGCGTGATATCAGTGCTCTGCCACTGCATGGTGATCTTGAGCAGCGCGATCGCGAACGTGTGCTGATCCGCTTCGCGAACGGCAGCGGTCGCGTGCTGGTCGCTACCGATGTCGCTGCGCGCGGACTCGACATCAAATCGCTGGCGATGGTAGTCAACTATCAGCTCGCATGGGATCCTGAAGTCCATCTCCACCGCATCGGTCGTACGGCGCGGGCAGGCGAACATGGCGTTGCCGTCAGCCTGGTCGCGGCTGATGAAATGGCGCGCGCGCACGCGCTGGAAGATTTTCTGCAGCAGAAGCTGCCGTGGGTCTCGGCCAGCACGCTAAAAAAGGGCAGCAGCAAGCCACTGCCTGCCGCCATGATGACGCTATGCATTGATGGTGGCCGTAAAGCCAAGATACGTCCGGGAGATATTCTGGGTGCACTGACCGGTGAAGCAGGTTATCGCGCTGAGCAGATCGGGAAAATTGTTCTGACCCCGACCCATGCCTACGTAGCGATTGAGGCAAATCAGGCTAAAGCGGCACTGGTGAAACTTAAGCAGGGCAAAATCAAAGGTAAAACCTGTCGGGCGATTCTGCTGAAAGACTAA
- a CDS encoding YgiW/YdeI family stress tolerance OB fold protein, which produces MKKVILASLLVMMSAGVSAEEGGYKAGDTPPPQHKQDAGYKGSEDTGQTHIDQIRDFRQGGYVTLEGYILKKEQGERYQFRDNTGTLPIIAPKKTFDGKTYTAEDKVRVSGKVQGKGDKTTLHVSRIEEP; this is translated from the coding sequence ATGAAAAAAGTGATTTTAGCGTCGTTGCTGGTGATGATGAGCGCGGGCGTTTCAGCTGAAGAGGGCGGATACAAAGCTGGTGATACGCCGCCGCCGCAACACAAGCAGGATGCCGGCTATAAAGGTTCGGAAGATACCGGTCAGACCCACATCGATCAGATCCGCGATTTCCGTCAGGGCGGGTATGTGACGCTGGAAGGTTACATTTTGAAGAAAGAGCAGGGCGAGCGGTATCAGTTCCGTGACAACACCGGCACGTTACCCATTATCGCCCCAAAGAAAACCTTTGATGGTAAAACCTACACCGCTGAAGACAAAGTGCGCGTCAGTGGTAAGGTACAGGGCAAAGGGGATAAAACCACGCTGCATGTGTCCCGCATCGAAGAGCCATAA